The genomic segment CGGTACGGTGCGGCTTGAGTCGATCGGCGGCGACGGCATCGTCGCTGCCGTCAAGAAAAACGGCACAACGGTATGGGGGCCTCAGACGGTGACGACCACGACAGGCATCGCGCACAGCTTCACGGTATCCGTTGCCGCAGGGGACGTCCTCTACTTTATCGTGAACAAGAACGGCACCAACAGCTACGATACGACGATCTGGAACCCGACAATCGCTTATTAAGGCTGGCCGACAAGGAAGGACGTTAGACAATGACGAGCAAGGAAACGACGAGCAAGGAAACGACGGTCGATGTATCGATCAAAGCCGCCGGCTATTTGGGCGCGCGATCCGCATTGAGCTATGACAGGCTGGAGCAAGGGGAGTACCGGGCGGATACGATCTTTAAGAAGGCGTACAGCTGGCCAGGAGACTGGGAGGGCCGAATCATGCTGGCTTTGGCGATGCTGGAGCGGGCGACGGGCCGGCAGCCGCTTTATTTGGAAGAGATGCTGGACGCAGTCGGCGGCCATTTGAACGAGAAGGGCTATTTCGGAAACATGTACCCCGCGGGCGAGCTGGATGAACAGCAGCTTTCCGGACATAGCTGGTTTTTGCGCGCGATGTGCGAGATTTACGAGACGAATGGAGACGGGCGGGCGCTGCATCACATCCAAAATATCGTGCGTGAATTGCTGCTGCCCGCAGCGGGGTATTACCGCACCTATCCCGTCGAACGCAACGGGCGGGTTCTCGAAGGAGAAGCGATCGGAGAGCCGACCGGCGAGCGGATCGGCAGCTGGTATCCGTCTACGGATGTCGGCTGCGCCTTCATTTTGCTGGATGGCGCTACCCATGCGTACCGGGTGCTCCGTTGTCCGGAGCTCCGCGAGTTGATCGATGAAATGATCGATGTGTTCCAAGCGATCGATTGGACCGGGCAGTCGTTTCAGACCCATGCGACGTTATCTGCCGCCAGAGGCATACTCCGGCATTACGAATCGACGGAAGAGCCTGCATTACTGCGCCTGGCGCTCAGCATCTACGGGCTGTACGTCCGGGAGGGGATGACGGAAAATTACGCCAACTACAACTGGTTCGGACGTCCGGAATGGACCGAGCCGTGCGCGGTCGTCGACTCGTTCTTGTTGGCCAAAGCGCTGTGGAAGCATACCGGCGAGATCCGATATCTGGAGGATGCGCAGTCGATCCTTTACAACGGGCTAAGCTATGGCCAGCGTCCGAACGGCGGGTTCGGCTGCGATTGCTGCGCAGGGGCGAAGGATGCGTATCTGTCGCCGCGCCGGGATTTGTTCGAGGCGTACTGGTGCTGCTCGATGCGGGGCGGCGACGGCCTGGCGCAGGCGGTGCTGTCGCTGTACGCAGCGGAAGATCGCACGGTCACGCTCCCGCTTTACAACGACAGCGCGTTCTCGGCAGACTGGGCGGACGGGGGGCGGCTCTCCCTCGAACAGAAGACGGCTTATCCGTTCGAGGGAAACGTGCGCCTGCGCGTGAACGAGGCCTGTGGAGCGGCGGCTGTGCGTCTTCGGCTGTACGTGCCCTCCTGGTGCGGGGAACGGGAAGCGGAGCTGCTGGTTAACGGCAGGCCCGTTGCTTATTCAATCGCGGACGGATTCGCCGTGTTGACGCGCGTATGGCTTGCGGGCGATACGATCGAATTTCGATTTCCCGTGACGCTGCGGGCCGAGGCCCCGCGCAACGACCGCCATGGCGGCTATGGGCGGGTCATCCGGCACGGCGTGCTGGTGCTCGGTGCGGCCGGTAGCGGCGCACGGGTGCATCTGGCGGCGCTCCGCCATATCGGCCCGGCCGTTTATAAGTCCGAGGAAGACGGCGCCGTGTTTGCCCCGTTGACCGAACTGACGGGCATGAGCGAATCCGACGCGATGGAAGATCGGCGCAGGGTGCTGTTCGAGATTCACGCGTGAGTCGACGTGAGAGGCATGGCGCCCGGATGAGGCGGAATCACCGTTATGGACCCTCAGGGATAACCCCTGAGGGTTTTCTTGCTCGACAGCATGTACGTACAAGTATATAATGTAAGCGACGTCAGGGATGCGCCTGTGTAGACATTTATTCGCGGCGACCCGCAAAACAACAATCGATCGATAGCCATTTTGAAAATAAAGGATGTGCGTACATGCTGGAGCGATTAAAAGCGGAAGTATGCCAGGCGAACGCCGAGCTGCCCAAGTACGGACTTGTCACGTTCACCTGGGGCAATGTCAGCGGCTTCGACCGCGAATCCGGCCTGATGGTCATCAAGCCGAGCGGCATGCCGTACGAGGAGCTGCGGCCGGAGCAGATGGTCGTGCTCGATCTGGAAGGCAACGTCGTCGAAGGCGATCTGCGGCCGTCCTCGGATACGCCGACGCATCTCGTGCTGTACCGCTCGTTTCCCGGCATCGGCGGCATCGTGCATACGCACTCGCCGTGGGCGACGATCTGGTCGCAGGCCGGCCAGGGCATACCGGCGCTCGGCACGACGCAGGCGGACTACTTTTACGGAACGATCCCGTGCACGCGGGCGATGACGCCGGCGGAGATCGAAGGCGCTTACGAGCATGAGACGGGCAACGTCATCGTCGAGGCGTTCCGCGGGATCGATCCGCAGCAGGTGCCGGGCGTGCTGGTGTACAGCCATGCGCCGTTCGCCTGGGGCAAGAACGCCATGAACGCGCTGCACAATGCCGTCGTGCTGGAGGAGGTCGCCAAGATGGCGTACCATACGCGGCAGCTGAATGCCGGCATTCCGTCGATGCAGCAGGAGCTGCTCGACAAGCACTATCTGCGCAAGCACGGCGCGAACGCGTATTACGGCCAGCCGGGCGACGAGCATTGATTCATCGAAATCGATAATCGACGCGATCATTCGTAAGACGGATCTACAAACCTAAGCTGAACCATCATACGAGGAGGCAATAACATGAGCGCAAAATACGCCATCGGCGTCGACTACGGTACGCAATCGGGACGCGCGGTACTGGTCGACCTGTCGAACGGCCACGAGATCGCGGATCACGTCACGCCATACCCGCACGGCGTCATCGACGAGAAGCTGCCGGTCTCCGGCATCGAACTCGGCCACGACTGGGCGCTGCAGCATCCGGACGACTACCTGGAGGTGCTGCGCCGTTCGGTGCCGGCCGTGCTGCAGGCATCCGGCGTCGCGGCGGCGGACGTCATCGGCCTTGGCATCGACTTCACGGCCTGCACGATGCTGCCCGTGGACGAGAGCGGCACGCCGCTCTGCTTCCTGCCCGATTGGAAGGATAACCCGCACGGCTGGGTCAAGCTGTGGAAGCACCACGCCGCCCAGGACGAGGCCGACCGCTTGAATGCCATCGCGGCGGAGCGGGGCGAGAAGTTCCTGCCGCGCTACGGCGGCAAAATCTCCTCGGAGTGGATGGTCGCCAAGGTGTGGCAGATTCTGAACGAAGCGCCTGAAGTGTACGAGGCGACTGACCTGTTCACGGAGGCGACCGACTGGGTCATCTCGCAATTGACGGGCGGGTTCGTGCGCAACAGCTGCACGGCCGGCTACAAGTCGATCTGGCACAAGCAGGAGGGCTACCCGAGCCCGGACTTCTTCAAGGCGCTCGATCCGCGGCTCGAGAACCTGACGGCGACCAAGCTGCGCGGCGACATCAAGCCGCTCGGCTCGAAGGCCGGCGAATTGACGGCTAAAATGGCCGAGCTGACGGGCCTTGTCGCCGGCACGGCGATCGCGGTCGGCAACGTGGACGCGCACGCGGCGGTGCCGGCGGTCGGCGTCGTCGACGAGGGCAAGCTGGTCATGGCGATGGGCACGTCGATCTGCCATATGGTGCTCGGCAAGGAAGAAGTCGAAGTCGAGGGCATGTGCGGCGTCGTCGAGGACGGCATCATCGAAGGCTACATGGGCTACGAAGCCGGACAATCGGCGGTCGGCGATATCTTCGAATGGTTCGTCGAGGAAGCGGTACCGGCGTATGTGAAGGAAGCGGCGGAAAAAGACGGCGTCGGCGTGCACCAATGGCTGACGGAACGCGCGGCGCACTACAAGCCGGGCGAGACGGGCCTTGTAGCGCTGGACTGGTGGAACGGCAACCGCTCGGTGCTGGTGGACACAAACCTGACGGGCGTCGTCGTCGGCTACACGCTGCTGACCAAGCCGGAGGAAATGTACCGTACGCTGCTCGAGGCGACGGCGTTCGGGACGCGGACGATCATCGACGCGTTCCATCACAACGGCGTGCCGGTTCACGAAGTGTACGCGTGCGGCGGACTGCCGCAGAAGAACGCGCTGCTGATGCAGATCTACGCGGATGTAACGAACCGGGAGATCAAGGTGGCGGATTCGAAGCAGACGCCTGCGGTCGGCGCGGCGATGTTCGGCGCGGTGGCGGCGGGCGCGGCGAAGGGCGGCTACGACAGCGTCGTCGACGCGGCGAAGGCGATGGCGCGCGTGCGGGAGGAGACGTTCAAGCCGATCCCCGAGAATGTGGCGGTATACGAGCGGCTGTACGCGGAGTACCGGACGCTGCACGACTACTTCGGCCGCGGCGCGAACGACGTCATGAAGCGCCTGAAGGCGCTGAAGGAAGAGGCTTCGAAGTAAGAGGTATAACAACAAGCTAGGCGTCATCAGCGTTTCGTTTGCTGCTAAGAAGGCTCGCATTCATCGTTCCCCAAGGGAGAGCGCGGATGCGGGCCTTTCTTTCGTTTCAGCCGAGCATATCGTATGTCGCATACCGAAAATATCCGATTCCGCCCGCCTCGCATTCCTGATAGAGTAGAAGCATACTCCCTTCGAAACGGCGTCGGCGGGAGCCGTTGACGTACCCGGAGGCGATGCACCTTGTTCTACAGCTTGCGATCCAGACTGACGCTGACGTTCGTCGTGCTGCTGGTCGTTCCGTTCATGATCCTTGTGGCGGTAGTCACCCAGATCTCCAACAGCGTCATCGGCCGTTCGATCGAGGGGTCGACCTCGCAGACGATGGACCAGTACGCATCGCTCGTCACGACGCTGACGACGCAGGCGGAGGACGTCGCCAACCAGGTGCTGAGCAACGAGATCACGCAGCAGTGGATCTCCGCCCGCATGGACGCGCAGCTGTCGACCGAACGCAGCCTGTCGCTCGACGCCGAGCTCCGCAAATATTTGTCCTCCATCGCGCTCAACCATTCCTCGATTTCCTCCATAACGATTTTTAACAAAAACGGCACCGCGGTCGGCATCCGCGACCAGAGCTTCCGCGATCCTTCGTTCCTGCAGACCGTCTGGTACCGGGACTTCATGCGGCAGGGCACGCGTTGGGTGACGGCCCACATGGACCCTTACCAGCCCGCCTATTTAACCGGCGAGAGCGTGAACAGCCTGTTGTTCAACCTCGTGCAGCTCAGCTCGTTCCGCAAGCTCGGCGTGCTTAAGGTCAACGTCCTCACCTCCTCGATCCAGGACCCGCTCGACAAGATCGCGTTCGGCGAGCAGGGCGGCGTCTACCTGGTCGACCGCGACGGCGAGCCCGTGCTGCGCCAGCAAATTCCGGCGGACATGTCCTTATTCAAGCGCGCGCTGCCGCAGATCGCTGCAGACAAGCGGTCAGGGGGCAAGCTCACGCTGGACGGCAAAGGCGGCAAGCATATCGTCCTTTACCGCAAAATCAAAAACGCGGACTGGCTGCTGGTCGGCGAGGTGCCCAAATACGAGCTGTTCCAGAAAATGAGCTGGGTCCGCCATACGATGCTGTGGGTCGGCGCGCTGCTGCTCGTCGCGACGACCGGCGCGGCCTTCTGGCTGTCGTCGGGCATCGCACGGCCGCTTAGCCGGCTGGCCGGCGCCATGCGAAGCGCGGAGCGCAGCGGCTTCAAGACGACGACGGTGCACGGTCCGCCGGCAGCGCTGCCGGTGCCGGCCAACGAGGTCGGCTACGTGACCCAGGTGTTCAGCAGCATGATGGGCAGGCTCGGCGAGCTGATCGAGACGGAGTTCAAGGCGAACCTGCGCCGGCAGGACGCCGAGTACAAGGCGCTGCTCATGCAGATCAATCCTCATTTTCTGTACAACACGCTCGAGGCGATCGGCAGCCTGTCGGCGCAAGAGCGCAGCGACGAGGTTATCGACGTGACCGAATGGCTCGGACAGATGCTGCGTTACTCCCTGCGCGCGGACAGCGACCTGGTGGCGCTCAAGGAGGAGCTTCGTTATATCCGGCATTACGTGTCGATCATGAGCGTCCGGTTCGGCGACCGGCTCCAGGTGTCCATCGAGGAGGAAGAGGGGCTCGGGGAGCAGCAGATCGTAAAGTTTATTTTGCAGCCGCTCGTGGAGAATGCGATCAAGTTCGGCGCCGAGAGCGGCGGCGAAGCGGTCGTGACGGTTCGGGCGGGCCGGCGGGGACGCCGGCTTGAGATCGAAGTCGCGGACAATGGGCCGGGCATATCGCCCGAGATGGCCGAGGAGTTGGCGCGGGGCATCGCGCGCAGCGACCTGGCGGACGTGCTGAGCGCGGGCGGCAGCAGCATCGGGCTGCGCAATGTGCTGGCGCGCTGCGGGCTGTATTACGGCAGGGCGTTCGACGCGGAAATCGGGCGCTCGGCGCACGGCGGCGCTTCGATCAAGCTGCTCATACCGGCAAAGGAGGAATGAACGATGTATCGCGTAATCTTGGCGGACGACGAGCCGGAGATTTGCAAGGGGCTGCGGCTGAAAATCGCATGGGAACGGCTGGGCTTCGAGATCGTAGGCGAAGCGCGCAACGGCAAGGAAGCGCTCTCCGCCATCGCGAGCGAGCGGCCGCAGCTGCTGCTGACCGACATCCGCATGCCGGTCATGGACGGGCTCGAACTGCTGCAGGCCTGCAAGCGCCTGCATCCCGAGCTGCGTATCGTCGTGCTATCCGGGCACGACGACTTCCAATACGTCCAGACGGCGCTGCGCTGCGGGGCTAGAGACTATGTGCTCAAGCCGGTCGTCCGCCGGGACCTGACCGAGCTGCTTGAGACAATCCGCGGCGAGCTGGATGCGGAGCGGGAAAACGCGCGGGCGCGCGAAGCAATCGGCCTGCAGTGGCGGCGACGGCTGCCGCTGCTGCAGGAACAATACGTGCTCGGCCGGATCTATGGCGGCGACGAGACGCCCGGCATCGCGGAGCGCGAAGAGGCGCGGCGGCTCGAGCTGGCCGGCTTCGACGGCGCGGACGGCGAGGGGGCCGCGCTGCGCTTCATGGGCGCCGAGTACCGGGTGCCGCCGGGCCGGCTGCCTGCTGGCAAGGAAGACGACGAGCGCCTGGCGCTTGCCTTTCGGCTCGTCTGCCGCGAGGTCGCGGCGGAAGCGCGCTGGTCGGGCCGGGTGACGCCGTTCACCGACAAGGCTTATCCGCGCTTCATGTTCTTCGCGGCGGCTGCCGAGGATGAAGCGGGGAGCGAGGCGCTGCTCGCGGAGCTGGCCGCAGCGCTGCTGGCCGCGGCCGAGGGCAGCCTGCGCCTCGCCGCCGTCGCGGGGATCGGCGCCGCCTGTTCCCCCTCGGCGGGGAGCACCGCGCTGCGGCGCGCCTACCTCTCCGCCGTGACGGCCTTAAGCCGCACGCCTGCCGGACCTGCGTCCCGGATCGTTCGTGCCGACGATCCGGAAGGACGCGCCGCCAGGCCGAGCGCCGGCACCGAGACGATCGAGGCGATCCGGCGTCACATCGAGGACGCCTACAAGGACGAGATCAGTCTGGCGATGATGGCCGAACGCTTCCACATGAACGTCACCTACCTGTCGGAGCTGTTCAAAAAGCAGACCGGCTCCACGTTCAGCGATTATGTCGCCGAGGTGCGGCTTGGCCGGGCGGAGCTGCTGCTGCGGGACACGGCGATGCGACTCGCCGATATCGCCGAGTGGACCGGCTTTTCCACCGCGAGCTATCTGAGCGCCGCGTTCAAGAAGCGCTACGGCCTCAGTCCGGCGGATTACAGGGCGCGGCTGCGGGGCGATAGGCCCTAGAGACCTTCGCCGTTTAACAAGTAGCCGTATTGCTGCGGATGCTGGCGGATCGAATCGCCTAGTTTGCCGTACGCTTCGGATAAAACGACAGTTCGTACGCGCTGGGCGTTCGGGTCCTTCGGCCTCAAAAAGCCGGATTCAGTCCATTGTTTGATTTTAGCGCGCGCAGTACGGTCGCCCATGTCCAGCAGCAGCATGATTTCGGTAATGCTCATTTCTTCTTGCTTAAAAACAAATTGCCGAAAGACTTGTCTTTGGTGCACGTCGAGCTTGCGAATCATCTCGGGCTCGGCACGAAGAAGCTCCGCGTTTTTTTCCAGCGCGATCTGTGCGGCTTGCGCGTAGACTGCGGCAAGGCCCTCAAGGAAATAGTCGAGCCAAACGGTGAGATCGGCATCGTGTCTGCCGAAATAATAGTTATGTGACAAGCCCATTTGCAGGTTCTTATAGTAGGCATTCAGGTTGCGATCGTAGAAATTTTCGAGAATAAACAGACCTTTTAAACCGAACCGGTGGCGTCTTAGGATGTAGGTTGCGATCATTCGCGACGTTCGTCCGTTACCGTCCATATAAGGATGGATGGTTAAAAATTGCCACATCGCGATTCCTGCCCGAATGGGAGCAGGTATATCCAGCGACTCTGGCGCGTTTAACCAGGCGACGTAGTCCTCCATCAATGCTGGGACGTCCGTATGTTCCGGAGGCATATAAAAGCCTGACTGATTGCGGCTGCCCACCCGATTTTGTTCCGTACGATATTCGCTTAAACGGGGCTTTCGGCCGTGCGAGACTCGAATGATCGCATGAAATTTTTTAATCCATTCTTCCGTAATCGGGAGGTTTCTGCGTTCGGAGTCGTCCAGAAAGTCAATCGCCTTCATGAGATTGAATACTTCTTGTTCGAGATCGTTATCGCTGTTCCGGTATAACGACTTGCGTTTTTGATCGTCGTCAAGCTCGTTGCCTTCCATTCTGGTGGACAGCAAGACAGTCGTTTCTTTGGCTTCTTTTTGCAATTCTTTTAGAATGTCGGCCGGCAAAGGCAGTTGATCGATAATCGTACTGGCGCGTTGGATTTCCAACAGATGGTGAACCATCTTCATCGTGGTTGAGAATCTGGGTTTGAACATTGTTTTCACCTCACTATAATTATAGTATTACCGCTAAATTGCCGCAATATATGTAGGATGAGGTGTGCCCACACCCGAACAAATCGCATGCCAACAACCGAGCTCAGCGGATTCAGGCGCCGTCCGGCTGATGGTAGCATGAACTTGCAAGCCAAACTATCGAAGGGCGAGGGGTACGCATGAAAAAGAAATGGCCGCTGACGCTCGGCATGCTGCTGGCTGTAGGGGGATTGTCCGCGTGCGGCGATTCCAACGGAAACAAAGCCGAATCCGGCGCATCCGGTTCGCAAGGCGCGGACGGCGAGGTCGTCGAGCTGTCGTTCTGGCGCCACGATTACGCGCCCGAGGCGGAGGCGCTTAAGAAGCTGATCGCCTCGTTCGAGGAGAGCCACAAGAACATCAAGATCGATTTTCAGATGATCCCGAACGACCAGTACGAGACCAAGATCCGCACGGCGCTCGCCGGCGGCAACCCGCCCGACATCATGGCGCTCGACGCGCCGACGCTCGCGTCCTACGCGGCGCAGAAGGCGATCATCCCGCTCGACGATTATTTCGCCAAGAACGGGAGCAAGGACGACCTGCTGAAGCCGGTCATCGAGGGTCTCACCTACGACGGCAAGATGTACGCCGCGCCGAACAACGAGGGCACGATCGTTATGTTCTACAACAAGAAGATGTTCGAGGAAAAAGGCATCCCGCTCCCGTCCAAAAACGTGGACGAAGCATGGACATGGGACCAGGTGCTGGACGCCGCCAAGAAGCTGAGCGATCCTGGCAAGGGCGTTTACGGCTGGAACCCGACGCCTTGGGGCTTCGTCGGCCACGAGGGCGCGCCGTATTCGGAAATGGCATTCCTCTGGCAGGCCGGCGCGGAGATCCTGAGCCCGGACGGCAAGACGGCCAAGGGCTACCTGGATTCCGCCGAATCGAAGCGGGCGCTGACGTTCTGGAAGGGACTGTTCAATACGGACAAGGTGTCGCCGAAGGAGCTGCCGCAGGACGCGTTCTGGAACGGCAAAGTCGCGATCCACGTGGACGGACCGTTCGCGTTCCAGTACCAGGAGCAGAACTTCCCGAACTTCAAGCTCGGCGAAGACTACGACGTTGCGCCGCTCTGGAAGGACAAGAAGATGATCGGCACGACGGGCAGCTGGGGCATGGCGATCACGTCCAAGTCCGAGCATCCGGACGAGGCGTGGGAGTTCGTCAACTGGGTGACGGGCGTCGAAGGCTCGAAGGTGTGGTATCAGGAGACGAAAAACTTGCCGGCTCGCCAGTCGACGTTCGACGCGTTCGACGAACTGAAGGCGTATCCGATGAACATTTACGCGGAGCAGCTCGCGAAGTACGGCCACCCGCGTCCGGTCACGCCGGCCTATCCGGCGATCAGCGAGGCGATCCGCCAATTGTTCGAAGACGTCGGACTCGGCAATGCCGACGTCGACGAATCGCTCGCCAAGGCCGTCAAGAAAATCGAAGACGGCATCGCCACGCTCGACAAGGAATAATCCGTATGGGGGCAGGGGGCAGGACCGACCCTGCCCTTGCCATGTCCGCCCGCGGTCATCCGCAGAAGGAGGGATACTGAATGACAACGCCCGCAAGCTCCGCAAGAACGCCAAGCTCCACAATCGCCGCTGTCGCCTCAAGCATTCCTGGAGCCTCAAGCACGGCCGGATCGGCCGACGCTTCGGCGTCCGCAAACGCCATGCGATCCGCCAAACCGTCCAAGCGCCCCTCCGCATCCTACGAACGCCAGGAGGCCAAGGCCGCGCTGCTGTTTATCCTGCCGGCCTTCGCGCTGCTCGCCGTCTTCATTTTTTACCCGATGCTCCAGGCGCTGTGGATCAGCTTCCGCCACTACAATCTCATCTCGGCAGAGTCGGCCTTCGCCGGCTTCGGCAACTACGGCAAGCTGCTGAGCGACGACGCTTTCCTCGCAAGCCTGCGCCACTCGTTCTACTTCACGGTCGTCGTGCTGCCGGTGCAGACCGCGATCTCGCTCGGCCTCGCGCTGCTCATCCAGCGCAGGTTCAGGGGCGTCGGCTTTTTCCGCACCGTGTACTTCCTGCCCGTCGCCGTCTCGTTCGCGATCGCCTCGACGATCTTCAGGCTCATCTACAACAAGGATTACGGCATGCTGAACATCGTGCTCAAGGGGCTCGGGCTGCCCGTCCTCGACTTCCTGTCCAACCCCGACATCTCGATGCTGGGCATCATCATCCTCTGCATCTGGCGCGCGATGGGCTTCGTCATGGTCATTTTCCTGGCGGGGCTGAACAACATCCCGGACTACCTGTACGAGGCAGCG from the Cohnella hashimotonis genome contains:
- the araD gene encoding L-ribulose-5-phosphate 4-epimerase, whose protein sequence is MLERLKAEVCQANAELPKYGLVTFTWGNVSGFDRESGLMVIKPSGMPYEELRPEQMVVLDLEGNVVEGDLRPSSDTPTHLVLYRSFPGIGGIVHTHSPWATIWSQAGQGIPALGTTQADYFYGTIPCTRAMTPAEIEGAYEHETGNVIVEAFRGIDPQQVPGVLVYSHAPFAWGKNAMNALHNAVVLEEVAKMAYHTRQLNAGIPSMQQELLDKHYLRKHGANAYYGQPGDEH
- a CDS encoding sensor histidine kinase — translated: MFYSLRSRLTLTFVVLLVVPFMILVAVVTQISNSVIGRSIEGSTSQTMDQYASLVTTLTTQAEDVANQVLSNEITQQWISARMDAQLSTERSLSLDAELRKYLSSIALNHSSISSITIFNKNGTAVGIRDQSFRDPSFLQTVWYRDFMRQGTRWVTAHMDPYQPAYLTGESVNSLLFNLVQLSSFRKLGVLKVNVLTSSIQDPLDKIAFGEQGGVYLVDRDGEPVLRQQIPADMSLFKRALPQIAADKRSGGKLTLDGKGGKHIVLYRKIKNADWLLVGEVPKYELFQKMSWVRHTMLWVGALLLVATTGAAFWLSSGIARPLSRLAGAMRSAERSGFKTTTVHGPPAALPVPANEVGYVTQVFSSMMGRLGELIETEFKANLRRQDAEYKALLMQINPHFLYNTLEAIGSLSAQERSDEVIDVTEWLGQMLRYSLRADSDLVALKEELRYIRHYVSIMSVRFGDRLQVSIEEEEGLGEQQIVKFILQPLVENAIKFGAESGGEAVVTVRAGRRGRRLEIEVADNGPGISPEMAEELARGIARSDLADVLSAGGSSIGLRNVLARCGLYYGRAFDAEIGRSAHGGASIKLLIPAKEE
- a CDS encoding ABC transporter substrate-binding protein, which encodes MKKKWPLTLGMLLAVGGLSACGDSNGNKAESGASGSQGADGEVVELSFWRHDYAPEAEALKKLIASFEESHKNIKIDFQMIPNDQYETKIRTALAGGNPPDIMALDAPTLASYAAQKAIIPLDDYFAKNGSKDDLLKPVIEGLTYDGKMYAAPNNEGTIVMFYNKKMFEEKGIPLPSKNVDEAWTWDQVLDAAKKLSDPGKGVYGWNPTPWGFVGHEGAPYSEMAFLWQAGAEILSPDGKTAKGYLDSAESKRALTFWKGLFNTDKVSPKELPQDAFWNGKVAIHVDGPFAFQYQEQNFPNFKLGEDYDVAPLWKDKKMIGTTGSWGMAITSKSEHPDEAWEFVNWVTGVEGSKVWYQETKNLPARQSTFDAFDELKAYPMNIYAEQLAKYGHPRPVTPAYPAISEAIRQLFEDVGLGNADVDESLAKAVKKIEDGIATLDKE
- a CDS encoding ribulokinase, which gives rise to MSAKYAIGVDYGTQSGRAVLVDLSNGHEIADHVTPYPHGVIDEKLPVSGIELGHDWALQHPDDYLEVLRRSVPAVLQASGVAAADVIGLGIDFTACTMLPVDESGTPLCFLPDWKDNPHGWVKLWKHHAAQDEADRLNAIAAERGEKFLPRYGGKISSEWMVAKVWQILNEAPEVYEATDLFTEATDWVISQLTGGFVRNSCTAGYKSIWHKQEGYPSPDFFKALDPRLENLTATKLRGDIKPLGSKAGELTAKMAELTGLVAGTAIAVGNVDAHAAVPAVGVVDEGKLVMAMGTSICHMVLGKEEVEVEGMCGVVEDGIIEGYMGYEAGQSAVGDIFEWFVEEAVPAYVKEAAEKDGVGVHQWLTERAAHYKPGETGLVALDWWNGNRSVLVDTNLTGVVVGYTLLTKPEEMYRTLLEATAFGTRTIIDAFHHNGVPVHEVYACGGLPQKNALLMQIYADVTNREIKVADSKQTPAVGAAMFGAVAAGAAKGGYDSVVDAAKAMARVREETFKPIPENVAVYERLYAEYRTLHDYFGRGANDVMKRLKALKEEASK
- a CDS encoding Fic family protein; amino-acid sequence: MFKPRFSTTMKMVHHLLEIQRASTIIDQLPLPADILKELQKEAKETTVLLSTRMEGNELDDDQKRKSLYRNSDNDLEQEVFNLMKAIDFLDDSERRNLPITEEWIKKFHAIIRVSHGRKPRLSEYRTEQNRVGSRNQSGFYMPPEHTDVPALMEDYVAWLNAPESLDIPAPIRAGIAMWQFLTIHPYMDGNGRTSRMIATYILRRHRFGLKGLFILENFYDRNLNAYYKNLQMGLSHNYYFGRHDADLTVWLDYFLEGLAAVYAQAAQIALEKNAELLRAEPEMIRKLDVHQRQVFRQFVFKQEEMSITEIMLLLDMGDRTARAKIKQWTESGFLRPKDPNAQRVRTVVLSEAYGKLGDSIRQHPQQYGYLLNGEGL
- a CDS encoding beta-L-arabinofuranosidase domain-containing protein, encoding MTSKETTSKETTVDVSIKAAGYLGARSALSYDRLEQGEYRADTIFKKAYSWPGDWEGRIMLALAMLERATGRQPLYLEEMLDAVGGHLNEKGYFGNMYPAGELDEQQLSGHSWFLRAMCEIYETNGDGRALHHIQNIVRELLLPAAGYYRTYPVERNGRVLEGEAIGEPTGERIGSWYPSTDVGCAFILLDGATHAYRVLRCPELRELIDEMIDVFQAIDWTGQSFQTHATLSAARGILRHYESTEEPALLRLALSIYGLYVREGMTENYANYNWFGRPEWTEPCAVVDSFLLAKALWKHTGEIRYLEDAQSILYNGLSYGQRPNGGFGCDCCAGAKDAYLSPRRDLFEAYWCCSMRGGDGLAQAVLSLYAAEDRTVTLPLYNDSAFSADWADGGRLSLEQKTAYPFEGNVRLRVNEACGAAAVRLRLYVPSWCGEREAELLVNGRPVAYSIADGFAVLTRVWLAGDTIEFRFPVTLRAEAPRNDRHGGYGRVIRHGVLVLGAAGSGARVHLAALRHIGPAVYKSEEDGAVFAPLTELTGMSESDAMEDRRRVLFEIHA
- a CDS encoding response regulator transcription factor, translating into MYRVILADDEPEICKGLRLKIAWERLGFEIVGEARNGKEALSAIASERPQLLLTDIRMPVMDGLELLQACKRLHPELRIVVLSGHDDFQYVQTALRCGARDYVLKPVVRRDLTELLETIRGELDAERENARAREAIGLQWRRRLPLLQEQYVLGRIYGGDETPGIAEREEARRLELAGFDGADGEGAALRFMGAEYRVPPGRLPAGKEDDERLALAFRLVCREVAAEARWSGRVTPFTDKAYPRFMFFAAAAEDEAGSEALLAELAAALLAAAEGSLRLAAVAGIGAACSPSAGSTALRRAYLSAVTALSRTPAGPASRIVRADDPEGRAARPSAGTETIEAIRRHIEDAYKDEISLAMMAERFHMNVTYLSELFKKQTGSTFSDYVAEVRLGRAELLLRDTAMRLADIAEWTGFSTASYLSAAFKKRYGLSPADYRARLRGDRP
- a CDS encoding carbohydrate ABC transporter permease, with protein sequence MTTPASSARTPSSTIAAVASSIPGASSTAGSADASASANAMRSAKPSKRPSASYERQEAKAALLFILPAFALLAVFIFYPMLQALWISFRHYNLISAESAFAGFGNYGKLLSDDAFLASLRHSFYFTVVVLPVQTAISLGLALLIQRRFRGVGFFRTVYFLPVAVSFAIASTIFRLIYNKDYGMLNIVLKGLGLPVLDFLSNPDISMLGIIILCIWRAMGFVMVIFLAGLNNIPDYLYEAAHVDGAGPLQRFYYVTIPLLKRTLAFVVIITTMDALKIFIPIYITTSGGPAGSTSTVVHFIYETAFKQMNMGYAAAAAFLFFLLVLAISAVQLRLFRSDVEY